The nucleotide window TCCTTTTGGAGCTGTGCATAGCCCGTCAAGCCAATCGCGTAGCAAAATCGGATCACCGTTGTTTCACTTGTGCCTGCACTAAAACCTACTTCACTAGCCGAATGTACCCCAACATAAGTTGGATTTTTCAGGACAAATTGAGCTACTTTTTTCTGCGCTTTTGAAAGCTGATCAAAATGCGCCTCAATCCGTTCGGTAATCGTGCTTGTTTTAACACTCAAAAAAGAAGTCACTCCTTCATGATTCATTTTTTGAAGTTTAAACTTCAAACGTTGAATAGTAATTTAACATACTCATTGGTAAAAGGCAATAAGTTTTCTGAAAGTTCATACTAATTAATCTATTAATTAGTCAATTAAATGAAAATGCTTCAAGCTACTTCCTAAAAAAGCTGCCTTATCAAAATAACGGTTTTTAGCGTTATGGGTATCAACAGGATGTTCATAGAATAAGAGAAAATTATTAACTTGAGCATATAAAATAAAAGCATATAATGAAGACATAAAGGGGGTATCTTTGATGAGGTTTAATCGAATCTTTCAACAATTTGCAGGAATAACCGATGCAATCAAAGCATTTCCACTAGCTACTGTGCTCTTAGTCGTTTTATTCATCGTGAATGTAGCAGAAATTAGCGGTACTGTGACAAACTATGATAAATGGTTGGCAGCACTTGTTGTTGCTGTATTCGCGGCATCTGTAGCAGACTTATTTGCCAAACGTGTCCTAACATACAGCATCGCAATCATTTTTACAGGTCTTTTCTTTTGGATCAGCAACTCCAATGATCTCATATTAGCGATCCAAACAGGCATTGTGGTAAGTGCGCTCATGATGGGCTTTATATGGCTCGGCAAAGAAAATTTCAGTGCACGTTTTTTCCATATTTTCAAAAGCATACTCATCACAGCCTTCTTCTCCATCGTTATCTTTGTTGGATTAATGCTTGTTTATGCAGCGATCAATTATTTACTGTTTCCAGTTAGTTCACATATCATCGAGTATATAGCGGCTACTGTATTTGGATTGTTTACTCCATTATTCTTCCTGTCACTGACGCTGAAGGAAGAAGAGTCAGCCCATATTCTTGAGGTGTTGATTTCGTACGTCATTGTACCGCTGACAATGGTGTATGCTTTGATTTTAGTGATTTATATTGCCCTGCATTTCACCGACTGGTCGGAAAATCTGCTCGAGCCATTACTAGTATTTTTCGTGACAACTGTGCTCGTCGTGTACTTTTTAAGCAACGTAATCGAAAATGGATTAACGAAATGGTTCCGTCTCATTTTCCCGAAAGTATTACTTGTCATTGTGCTTTATCAACTCGTTGTCTCCATCATGAAAATTGGTGAAGCCGGGATTACGCATGGCCGATATTTCGTTATTTTATTCGGTGTATTTGCCATTACCATCGCAGTGATTCTTACATTCATGCCGAAAAAGCAATGGCTTGTTGCACCGATTTTTATCGGGTTTAGTTTACTTTCTGTCATCCCGCCTGTTGATGCCTTTACGATTAGTAAACACAATCAGGAAACTCTGCTGCAGGAGCGGTTGCAATCGCTCGGTATGTATGATGGGGAAGTTCAACCAAATCCCGATATTTCTAAGGAAGATAAGCAATTCATTACAGAGAAATTCGATTATTTACAGCGGATGGATTATGACATTACGTGGCTACCTGATCAACCTTTTGATAAAATCTTTGGTTTCTCGCAGCAATATAAAGATTATACGAATGAAGTGTATTATACGACGAACTTAGATTGGGATGAACCGGTTATTACCGACATTGATCAATACGATTATTTTGTGCAAGTATCCGCTTCACAAAATTCAATGCACCGACGATTTGAATTAGCCAACAATATGCAGCTCCGTTTACAAAAGGACCAGCTCGTGTTAGAGAAAGACGAGCAGGAGCTTTTAGCATGGCCGTTGGAGGAACTAGACATCCTCTTAACAAGTAATTACAGAGAGTTATCCGTAGAGGAAGCTACTGTAATCGCAGAAAACGACCGCGCAAAGCTGCAAATCATCGTACAAAATGCTCAATCCCACCGCAATCAACGCTATGCGGAGTTATATGTTTTTGTGCAGGTGAAGGAATAGGGCAAAAAACAGCCCCGGATTGTTACGTTCAACAATCCGGGGCTTCTTAATGGAAACTTCTCATCTATTTCGTTTTCATCTAGGCGTTCGTAGCAAGTGTATTATATTCTCCCACTACAAATTGGTGTGTGTTGGATTCTACTACTAAACTATGTGTCTTCGTCAGATCTCCCACTGTTTTAACACCATTCAAAATGAGGCCGTCTGTAATGCCTGTTGCACAAAACAATGATTCATCCGATTTTACCAGTTCATCGATTGTCCATATTTGATGCGGGTCTTCTATTCCCATACTGACGCATCGATCATATTGAGCTTCGTCCGGTACAAGCATCCCCTGGAAGTCTCCACCTAAGTTTTTTTGGGCAACTGCTGCAATCACTCCCTCAGGAGCACCGCCTACCCCGATGAATAAATCGACTTCACAATGCTCCAGCGAAGTAGCCAGAACTCCCGTAATATCAACTTCGTGGAATAGCTTCACCCTTGCACCTTCAAGCAGTACTTCCTGAACCCACTCTTCATGACGCGGACGGTCCTGAATCATCACCGTTAAATCCTTAATGTTCTTATTAAGTGCTTTAGCTACACGATGCATATTTACCGTTAACGAATCCGCCAGATTAATGGCACCCTTTGCACCTTTACCGCATGCGATTTTTTTCATATATATATCCGGAGCGCGTAAAAGCGTATCTTTCGGCGCGACTGCCAATACCGCCATCGCATCATTCATACCTTTTGCGACTAAGGTTGTCCCTTCAATTGGATCAACGGCCAAATCCAGCTGGAGAAGACTATCCTTCCCTAACTTTTCACCAATGTAGAGCATCGGGGCTTCGTCCATTTCCCCCTCGCCAATCACAACCGTTGTTTCAATCGGAAGGCGGTTTAACGTTCTGCGCATTGCGCTCGTCCCTGCATTGTCTGCAGCAATTTTATTCCCTCGTCCGATCCATGGCAATGTTTCAAGTGCTGCTGCCTCTGTTACTTTAATAAACTGTTCTTCAAAATTCTTTATTTTATTCGACATGTAAACCTCCTAAGAGAGATAACTCCTGCGAATTCCGCTTGTGAATAGCGAGTAAAATCCACTATTATACTTGCACTGCAGTTTTTAAAGACTTCAAATATTCCTCGAGTACGTAAGCGACAGATGTAGCGCCCGGGTCTTGATTACCGATAGATCGCTCTCCTAAACGACTTGAACGCCCTCTTTTTGAAAGCATGTCTTTCGTTTTTGCCGCACCATCCAATGCACTTTCAACCGCTAACTCGAACACTTCGACCATGCTTAAGCCTTTATTTTCTTCTGAAACTAACTGCGCCTTTGCTGGCAGAAGTGCGTCCATCATCGTTTTATCGCCAATTTCAGCTGAACCGCGCTCATGAACACCATCGATAAAGGCAATCCAATAGTTGCACCATGTATCGTCTTGAGAAATATCGCTCTCTTTCAGCACTTTTGCCCCTCGCATAAATCCTGTCGCATATAGCGGGCCGACTGATGAGCCGACAGCACTTAAAAATGTGCGTCCGATTTTGGAACTGATCACTGCACAATCCTCTTCATCAGCTAATGTACTTTCCAATTCTTTTTTAATGGCTTGCCACCCGATTGACATCGTAACGCCATGATCGCCATCGCCAATTTTACGATCCAATTCACATAAATATTCCTTTTTTTCTTCAACCATAGAAGCTACATTCAATAAAAAAGTTTTAAATTGCTGTACTGAAAATCCCATCATTTTGCCCCCTTAAATTTGAGTAAACATTGGACAATCGGCTGTGAAATCAATTAACTGCGCTAACTCATCCGTCAGTTTCGCTATTGTAATAGAAGCTCCACCCATTTCTAAAGATGTACTGTAATCACCTACATAAGAACGGTGGATTGTAATGCCTTTTCCTGTGAGGATCTCTTCTACTTTTCTAAACATAATGTACAGTTCCATATTCGTAGTAGAACCTAATCCATTCACTAAAACGGCAACATTCTCCCCTTTATCAAGAGGCATATCCTCTAAAATGTCATTAACTAATCTGCTTACAATCTGATCTGCTGTTTGGAGCTTCCCCTTTTCCACTCCTGGCTCGCCATGATGACCCAGACCAATTTCCATTTCGTCAGCCGCCAGTTCAAAGCTTGGCATACCTGTTTGCGGCAATGCGCACGGTGTAAGGCCTACACCCATTGTACGTATATTGTTGTTCATTTCTTCTGTTACTCGCACAACATCATCGAAAGCGTAGCCTTTTTCAGAAGACGCACCAGCCACCTTCGTTACAAAAAACTCGCCGGCAATTCCGCGTCTTTTATGAGCTTCCTCTTTTGGTGCGGAGGCTACATCATCTTTTACGATAATGCTTTGTACTTTTATATCCTCTTCCAGTTCTACAATTTCTGCTGCCATGCCAAAATTCATCAAATCCCCGGCATAGTTCCCGTAAATGTAGACAACACCTTGACCAGTATCGATTTTTTTCGAAACCTCAATAATCGGATCTGGGGATGGTGAAGCAAAAATATTTCCTACCGCTACACCGTCCGCCATTCCATAGCCGACATACCCCATAAATGCGGGTTCATGGCCTGATCCGCCTCCGATCAAGATTCCTACTTTATCTTTTTCTTCTTTTTTAACAGCAACAATCGCCCGGTTATTTTCTTCCAATAATTGAACATGTTGCGGATAAGATTTTACATATCCTTCGATCATCTCATCGACAACATTATTCGGATCGTTTATAATTTTTTTCATTTAACTCCTACCCCTTTGCATAAAACGCCTGTTCTTGGTTGACAATCTGCTGGACTTTTCGGGCCGAATCTCCCCCTGGGAAAGTTGATTCAATATATACTTCTACAACTTTCTTTGCCAGCTCCACTCCGATAACTTTTTCACCTAATGTAATAATTTGTGCATTGTTGCTTTTACATGCACGTTCAGCCGAATATACGTCATGAGTTGTCGCTGCACGAATGCCCGGCACTTTACATGCTGCAATTGCCATTCCGAGACCGGTTCCACAAAGTAATATCCCTCGATCCAATTCTTTGTCGTTGATGGCTGTTGCCACTCTGAAGGCTACCCCCGGATAATCAACCGCTGTACAGCTATCATTTGATCCGTAATCTACCACTTCATGACCTAATTCTTCTATATGTTTACATAACTGAATCTTCAGACTATGAGCATTATGGTCTGACCCTAATCCAATCTTCATTATACACAACCCTTTCATTGAATAACTTAAGTTCTATTTTTCCTTGTTATACTTCTGGCGCTAAGTCCAATTGATCGCTTTCCTGCGCATTTTTTTCAGGAAGCTTCACAAAAATCATCAATACGGTACTGATTAAATGCATGCACACATATGTCCAAATAACGCCGACTACCCCGATGCCTCCGATTAATGCTCCAGCAATTGCCGGACCCGCGAAGGAGCTTAAGCCTGCACCTAAATTCAAAATAGACATGGCCGCCCCACGGTTTTCTGGAGCTAAAGATGGGATTAAGGCAGATAACGGTACATATGCCGCCAAGCATGCCCCAAAACCGATTGCCACCAAGTTCATTATTAAGTAATTGGCACCAAAGAAATGCGGCACATAATAAAGAGAAGCCATAAAGACCGCACAGCCGATTCCGCCAATCCACATGATTGTTTCTCTCCAACCGATCCGGTCTGCCACCGCACCCCAAATCAAATTGAACACTACATTACTGGCCCACAGTGCACCGTAGATTTGAAGCCACTGTGCCATCGTAAATCCGGCACTCATCATATACGCCGGTAAAAAAACGACTAATCCATAGGCACCGGAAGTATTAATCATCCGGACAATACCGCCCAGTCCGACTTTTGGACGTTCAAAAGCAATCGTAATTCCTTTTAAAATTTGTTTCAGCGATTTTTTATCAGCTGAATTATCATTAGCAATTACCGGCTTACAAAGCAAAATCCCGAATAAAGCGCCGATTGTCGTAAACACTAACGCACTCCAAAGTGTCAACATTTCTCCTAAAATCGGTAAAGCAAAGCTTGAATAATAAGCACCAACCATATTCAGTCCACCAGCAAATGCTACCCAGAACCAACCTACAGCTGTCCCTAATCTTTCTTTAGGTGCATAATACGTAATCCATACTAGAAACGAATAAGCAAATAACGGATAACCAAGTCCACGTAAAGCATATGTAGGTATCATAACCGCTAAATTGCCTGTTGGAATTCCGATAATCAAAAAAGTGAGCGTTCCTGCAACGAATAGTGATAATCCGCAGATCATCATTTTCCGCGGTCCATAAATTTCTGCCAACACCCCTGATAGCCATGAAGCAAATGCAACCGCCAAACCATATATACTCAGTAAGGTTGCAACATTTTGTACAGTCAACCCTTGCTCGGTCAAGTATGGAGAAAGCCAACCCTGTTCCAAACCATCACCAATCATAAAGAAGAGTACCCCAATATAACCGACTAACATTTTTTTATCCATTCCGATTTTCCCGATGGATTTCAGCTGTAAATTATTTTCCATAACCAGTCCCCTTTGACTTTAGTTCAGAATAAATTCTATGCAAATGGATCTAATACAACTTTCAATGACTTTTGGCCAGAGCTTACTAATTCAAAACCTTCTGAAAACTTTTCTAATGGTAAGGTATGTGTGACAACACCTTCTGTCGGTAAATCCCCATTTAAAATTCCTTTAATAACCGGTTCATAGCAATACGGCCCTAAATGCGATCCGTAAATGTCCAGCTCTTTTCGGTCGGAAATGATGGACCAATCTACCGTTACAGGATCTTTGAATACGCTAAACTCCACGAAGCGACCAAGTTTTCTGATCAATTTCAAACCTTGCTCAACAGACTTCTGCGCTCCTGTTGCTTCTATATAGACATCACAGCCATAGCCCTCTGTTAAATCCGAAATAATTTGATAGACATCATCTTTACTAGGATTCAACACCATGTCTGCACCAAACTTTTTAGCCAGCTCCAGGCGGTCATCAAATAAATCAAGAACGATAAGCTTTGCCGGACCTGATTTTTTAATGGCACCGATCATTCCTAAACCTAATGTACCTGCTCCTGCTAAAACAACAATATCCTCTAACTCTATCTTTGCCCGTTGCACCGCATGATAGGAACATGCATACGGTTCGATTAAAATAGCTTTCTCTATCGGCAGCTCCTCAGGAACATGGTAGTTGATCCCTTCTTTTGTAAATTTCATATATTGTGCCATGCCGCCATTTACATTAGATTGGAAGCCGTATAGATCATGCTTTTGACACATCCAATACTGACCTTTTTTACAAAATCTGCATTTCTCACAAGGGACAATCTGTTCCGAGATTACCCGGTCCCCAACTTTAAAGTCACCCTTCACATTGTTGCCAAGTGCGACAATACGTCCAATAAATTCATGTCCGGGTATCATAGGGGCTTTAATGTAAGCCGGCTGATCCGCGTCTCCCCAAAAGCTCGGTGCACCTTCAAACGCTTTTACATCACCTGCACAGATTCCACATGCCTCTACTTTTACCAGTATTTCGCCATCTTCTAATTTAGGTACATCTACTTCCTCCAAACGATAATCTCCTGGAGCGTAAGCAACAACCGCTTTCATTTTTTCTGGAATTTCTACAACCGATTTCATTAATTCATCCCCTTTACGTTTAGTAAATTTTCCCTTATATACAATTTAACTTAACAAAAGCGCTTACATTTTGCAATCACTTTTTTTCGTTTGTTTTCGTTTTGTTTTATTTTATTGTTTTTTTGTAACTTTTTATGTGCATTTTTTTTGCGTTTCATTTCTAAGTACAAACAACTGTGATATAATGGCAACACTAACTAAAATATAAGAATGGTGAATACTATGAAAAAAGCTTTTGGGTACGAAAGGCAACAAATTATTTTAGAAAAATTAGACGAACAAAATAGTATTACAATTAAAGAACTGACCGCCCTTCTCAATGTATCAGAAGCCACATTAAGAAGCGATTTAAGGAAATTGGAAGAGAAAAAATTATTAATGCGTACTCACGGGGGTGCCATGGCGGTTGACCACAATATACCGGATACAAGTTTTTCTGCCCGCCAATCAAAAAATAAGAGTGAAAAAGTGAAAATTGCACGTGCCGCTTTCAAAAAAATAAAAAATAACCAATGCATCATGCTGGATGCCAGCTCCACTGCGCTGGAATTGGCCATTCTCCTAAAGGAAACAAACCTTCGCTTAACCGTTGTCACAAGCGGATTGAAAGTGGCAATTGAGTTAACGGATTTACCGAATATTACCGTTATCATATTGGGTGGGATTGTCAAACAAGGATCCTATTCAATCGAGGGGACGTTATGTAAGGAGATATTAAACACAATTCATGTAGATCATCTATTCGTCTCAGCAAATGGTTTTTCTATAGAATCAGGATTTACAGACTTCAATGTATACGAAGTAGAACTGAAAAAACTAATGGTTCAAGCCTCCAAAGAAGTTACAATGCTACTGGATTATTCAAAAATCGATAAAAGTTCAATAGCTGCATTTGCTCAAATCCAAGAAATCAATACATTTATAACCGACAGAAGCCTGCCTTCCAAATACGTGGATTTCTTTAAACAAAACGATGTCCAGCTAATGATTGCCGAATCGTAAGCTGCAGTTCAACACGCATAAAAAGACAGTTATAAGCTGAACTGCGCCCCGGTTGTCGGATATGTCCAACAAGCGGGGCACGTTTTTTATTTTAATTGAATCTCCAACCTGCAAATGGGCTGCCGATAAGTACTATGATTTAGCTCAATCAAAACTAAAAGAATATAATTTAAAGATTTCAAATAAATTAAGATATCTTTTTAATATACTTAACCTTGATCAAATTGAAATATCAAATATTAACTCAATTTTAAGTGAGTTAATTTCATAATTCCAATCCCTTCGGTATCAAGGGGTTTCAAACAATAAAAAAGGGGCACCTCCCCATTTTGGTATAATTTAAGCGACGAAACCAAATTAACCAAGAGGTGAATGCCCTATGACTATTGTAAAACAAATTAGCCTTTTTGACATCCAAGAATTATTGGATTTGGAAAGTTCACGTCGTTTTGATGCCATTTTCTCAACATTCGATGTACAGCCAATTTTTCAGCTTTTTTCTAAAAAGACATTGCGTGGCGCTCCACGTGAATGTAACTATGGTGCGATGATTCAATCACTGATTATTCGGATCGTCGAACGCATTCCTACAGTAAAAGATTTAGTCAAACGTTTAGTCAACGCTCCTTTATTTCGTTTGGATTGCGGTTTTCTCGTTTCGGATTCAGTGCCATCTGAAGCGTCTTATTCACGGATGATTCGCGTGATTAGTGAGTCAGATGTAATGGATACGATGCAAGATGAACTCATTCAAACCGCCTTTATTGAAGGGTTTCTTTGTGATGAACATCTTGGTTTTGACGCCACACATTTTGAGGCTCGTGATGCGTCAAAGCCTTCTGAGAAAAAAGAAGCTGCACCACCGAAAAAACGTGGGCGTAAATCAAAGGAAGAACACGCTGCCTGGCTCACTGAACAAGCAGAAATCGAAGCGAATCTAACAACTTATGAAAAGAAACTAGAGGCGCAGTTAACGATTCCAGCTAACATACTCTGGCGGGATATCCCAATCGAGCCGAATTGGGGAATCAAGAAAAATAGCGAAGGTAAAAACACGTTCTGGTATGGCTTTAAAGGGCATTTAGCTGTGTCCACAAAAAGCCAATATATCGTTGCTCGTCTCATGTCTTCGGGCAACTTAAGTGATAGTAAAGCTGCGATTCCACTACTGAAAAAGGTAGCGGAATTAGTACCGAACCATTTTACAACGGCCATATTTGATGCAGGGTATGATTATGAGCCGATTTATCGCCAAGCACTTAGCCAAACAATGCGTGCCGTCATTCCTTATAATGTCCGGCGAGAAGGTGAAATAATTGGTTTGGATCAACATTTTCGACCAACATGTGTGCGTGAACATAGTTACTGTTACGACAGCTTTGATGAAAAATATCGTACCCTTAAATTCACACGACCTAAAGAATGTGAAACATGTCCATTACGCGAAGATTCGCTCTGTCAAAAGGTATTCAAAATCAAGTGCGAAACGGATATTCGCAAGTACACGTATCCAGCACGTGGCTCTGAACTATGGAAAAAACTTTACAAAGAACGGACAGCCGTTGAACGAGTGAATGCCTACTTAAAGCAATTCTTTCAGTTAAACAATATCCGTCACAGAACAGGTAGAAAAGCGAAACTGCATTTCAACCTCGTAACGTTTATTTATAATGCCTGCAAATTAGCAGTCGATCGTATCAATGCGCAATTACAGGCACTATCAGAAGCTGCATAATTTTTTAAAAATGCAAGTTTTAATATAGGAGCACTCTAAGCTCTTGGAAAAGATGATTTATGAAATTGATTCAAGTAATAAGAAATTACCTATAGCGTTTCTTGATAACTTAAATAATTTAGAAACACAATTTGATAAATTTCATCAAACTCAACTAAAATTACAAAATCAGATTAGTAATACGAGCATAGAATATACAGTTAATCCCAATAAATTATTGGAGGAATAACACATGACGGAATTTAAATGTATACATTGTAAAAAAGTCACGTTATTTGTGCCCACTGAAAAGAACAGGCTCACTTGCGCAGAATGTGATAGCACTTTTACTAAATGTAAAAACAAAGAATGTTCTAATTTAATAAAATTTGGTATTTTTTGTAGTGATTGTATAGGGGATGGACTAAAAAAAGGAAGCGGTCCCGCACTTACAATTATTTCAGCTGCTACTGCATTTTTTATTAAGAATGGACGAAAATAAAGTTGAGGTGCATGACATAGCATGTCCCTCTTTAGATTAATATTACGAATAACTAAACCACTTGCGCCAAAACGCTTTAGTACTTATTTCGTTAATAAAGTTCATAAAAATCTCTTTGTTCAAAATCAACACCGTATTATCTTCTAGAATACTCTCTGGCGGTAAGTAGTTGATAATTTCCTCACGCTCTCGCTTCGTACGTTTTCCCAACACTTCGCTACGGACATACACAGTATTATCATTTCGGACATCAAAAGCCTCTTTGTTACTTATAAATAGTTCACGCCAAATCTTCTTTCCACGTTCATTATAATCATCAAATTTTTGAGTCGAGAACCATTTCGGTAATTCCAACTCGCATTCCACATGATATTCCTTAAATATTTCACGTGCGATAAATAAGTAGTCTTCAGCTGTATAAAACACGTCATGATGCTTAATCCGGTCCGCTAATCGGCCTGTAAAATCCTGATATAGCGTAGAATTTACTTCACTCATAATATTCCCTAAAAACTTGCTTGATTCGGCTTGTTTCTGTTTATCAAATGTATTATCAATTTGAAGATAGTATATACGCGAAATCACTTGGGCAGTCGCATCAAAGTTTGTCGTATTCGTCGTACAAATGAATACAGGATGTTTGCTGTCTAAATTGTTCGTCACATCCTTAATTAAACGTTCGCCTTTATCCGCTGCTGTACTTGTAAAAAACTTTGAATCTACTTCGTCTACAAGAATCGGATTTACATTGGAAGTATAAAACAAATCAACAATCATATTTTTCTTGTTAATCTGTTCGTATGATAAATAAGATTGTGTATTACCAATTAGCAAATTAATGAATTCCAGTGCAGACGTTTTACCCGAACTTGTTCGACCCGCTAATACTAAAAATAATGGAATATTACGGCGGACACTCTCTCGTCCTTCTTCTAAAACATAATGATCACGGATTTTCCAAATATGTGCGGACATGAACGCGTACAAAATCGCTTCAAAAATACGGGTTTGCGTATCTGTTGAACTTTGCACTGTATATGTTTTATAGGCATCAATAAATGCATGAATTAGTTTTAGTTGCTTATTCAGGTCCTCTTTCGTTGCTCGCTTAGAAAATAAAAACATATTTTCCTCATCAGCCTTT belongs to Solibacillus sp. FSL W7-1436 and includes:
- the glpX gene encoding class II fructose-bisphosphatase, producing the protein MSNKIKNFEEQFIKVTEAAALETLPWIGRGNKIAADNAGTSAMRRTLNRLPIETTVVIGEGEMDEAPMLYIGEKLGKDSLLQLDLAVDPIEGTTLVAKGMNDAMAVLAVAPKDTLLRAPDIYMKKIACGKGAKGAINLADSLTVNMHRVAKALNKNIKDLTVMIQDRPRHEEWVQEVLLEGARVKLFHEVDITGVLATSLEHCEVDLFIGVGGAPEGVIAAVAQKNLGGDFQGMLVPDEAQYDRCVSMGIEDPHQIWTIDELVKSDESLFCATGITDGLILNGVKTVGDLTKTHSLVVESNTHQFVVGEYNTLATNA
- a CDS encoding transposase; its protein translation is MTIVKQISLFDIQELLDLESSRRFDAIFSTFDVQPIFQLFSKKTLRGAPRECNYGAMIQSLIIRIVERIPTVKDLVKRLVNAPLFRLDCGFLVSDSVPSEASYSRMIRVISESDVMDTMQDELIQTAFIEGFLCDEHLGFDATHFEARDASKPSEKKEAAPPKKRGRKSKEEHAAWLTEQAEIEANLTTYEKKLEAQLTIPANILWRDIPIEPNWGIKKNSEGKNTFWYGFKGHLAVSTKSQYIVARLMSSGNLSDSKAAIPLLKKVAELVPNHFTTAIFDAGYDYEPIYRQALSQTMRAVIPYNVRREGEIIGLDQHFRPTCVREHSYCYDSFDEKYRTLKFTRPKECETCPLREDSLCQKVFKIKCETDIRKYTYPARGSELWKKLYKERTAVERVNAYLKQFFQLNNIRHRTGRKAKLHFNLVTFIYNACKLAVDRINAQLQALSEAA
- a CDS encoding DeoR/GlpR family DNA-binding transcription regulator produces the protein MKKAFGYERQQIILEKLDEQNSITIKELTALLNVSEATLRSDLRKLEEKKLLMRTHGGAMAVDHNIPDTSFSARQSKNKSEKVKIARAAFKKIKNNQCIMLDASSTALELAILLKETNLRLTVVTSGLKVAIELTDLPNITVIILGGIVKQGSYSIEGTLCKEILNTIHVDHLFVSANGFSIESGFTDFNVYEVELKKLMVQASKEVTMLLDYSKIDKSSIAAFAQIQEINTFITDRSLPSKYVDFFKQNDVQLMIAES
- a CDS encoding MFS transporter — protein: MENNLQLKSIGKIGMDKKMLVGYIGVLFFMIGDGLEQGWLSPYLTEQGLTVQNVATLLSIYGLAVAFASWLSGVLAEIYGPRKMMICGLSLFVAGTLTFLIIGIPTGNLAVMIPTYALRGLGYPLFAYSFLVWITYYAPKERLGTAVGWFWVAFAGGLNMVGAYYSSFALPILGEMLTLWSALVFTTIGALFGILLCKPVIANDNSADKKSLKQILKGITIAFERPKVGLGGIVRMINTSGAYGLVVFLPAYMMSAGFTMAQWLQIYGALWASNVVFNLIWGAVADRIGWRETIMWIGGIGCAVFMASLYYVPHFFGANYLIMNLVAIGFGACLAAYVPLSALIPSLAPENRGAAMSILNLGAGLSSFAGPAIAGALIGGIGVVGVIWTYVCMHLISTVLMIFVKLPEKNAQESDQLDLAPEV
- a CDS encoding DUF4153 domain-containing protein, translating into MRFNRIFQQFAGITDAIKAFPLATVLLVVLFIVNVAEISGTVTNYDKWLAALVVAVFAASVADLFAKRVLTYSIAIIFTGLFFWISNSNDLILAIQTGIVVSALMMGFIWLGKENFSARFFHIFKSILITAFFSIVIFVGLMLVYAAINYLLFPVSSHIIEYIAATVFGLFTPLFFLSLTLKEEESAHILEVLISYVIVPLTMVYALILVIYIALHFTDWSENLLEPLLVFFVTTVLVVYFLSNVIENGLTKWFRLIFPKVLLVIVLYQLVVSIMKIGEAGITHGRYFVILFGVFAITIAVILTFMPKKQWLVAPIFIGFSLLSVIPPVDAFTISKHNQETLLQERLQSLGMYDGEVQPNPDISKEDKQFITEKFDYLQRMDYDITWLPDQPFDKIFGFSQQYKDYTNEVYYTTNLDWDEPVITDIDQYDYFVQVSASQNSMHRRFELANNMQLRLQKDQLVLEKDEQELLAWPLEELDILLTSNYRELSVEEATVIAENDRAKLQIIVQNAQSHRNQRYAELYVFVQVKE
- the dhaL gene encoding dihydroxyacetone kinase subunit DhaL: MGFSVQQFKTFLLNVASMVEEKKEYLCELDRKIGDGDHGVTMSIGWQAIKKELESTLADEEDCAVISSKIGRTFLSAVGSSVGPLYATGFMRGAKVLKESDISQDDTWCNYWIAFIDGVHERGSAEIGDKTMMDALLPAKAQLVSEENKGLSMVEVFELAVESALDGAAKTKDMLSKRGRSSRLGERSIGNQDPGATSVAYVLEEYLKSLKTAVQV
- a CDS encoding RpiB/LacA/LacB family sugar-phosphate isomerase, with protein sequence MKIGLGSDHNAHSLKIQLCKHIEELGHEVVDYGSNDSCTAVDYPGVAFRVATAINDKELDRGILLCGTGLGMAIAACKVPGIRAATTHDVYSAERACKSNNAQIITLGEKVIGVELAKKVVEVYIESTFPGGDSARKVQQIVNQEQAFYAKG
- a CDS encoding MDR/zinc-dependent alcohol dehydrogenase-like family protein, which gives rise to MKSVVEIPEKMKAVVAYAPGDYRLEEVDVPKLEDGEILVKVEACGICAGDVKAFEGAPSFWGDADQPAYIKAPMIPGHEFIGRIVALGNNVKGDFKVGDRVISEQIVPCEKCRFCKKGQYWMCQKHDLYGFQSNVNGGMAQYMKFTKEGINYHVPEELPIEKAILIEPYACSYHAVQRAKIELEDIVVLAGAGTLGLGMIGAIKKSGPAKLIVLDLFDDRLELAKKFGADMVLNPSKDDVYQIISDLTEGYGCDVYIEATGAQKSVEQGLKLIRKLGRFVEFSVFKDPVTVDWSIISDRKELDIYGSHLGPYCYEPVIKGILNGDLPTEGVVTHTLPLEKFSEGFELVSSGQKSLKVVLDPFA
- a CDS encoding dihydroxyacetone kinase subunit DhaK; its protein translation is MKKIINDPNNVVDEMIEGYVKSYPQHVQLLEENNRAIVAVKKEEKDKVGILIGGGSGHEPAFMGYVGYGMADGVAVGNIFASPSPDPIIEVSKKIDTGQGVVYIYGNYAGDLMNFGMAAEIVELEEDIKVQSIIVKDDVASAPKEEAHKRRGIAGEFFVTKVAGASSEKGYAFDDVVRVTEEMNNNIRTMGVGLTPCALPQTGMPSFELAADEMEIGLGHHGEPGVEKGKLQTADQIVSRLVNDILEDMPLDKGENVAVLVNGLGSTTNMELYIMFRKVEEILTGKGITIHRSYVGDYSTSLEMGGASITIAKLTDELAQLIDFTADCPMFTQI